A segment of the Aureliella helgolandensis genome:
CTGATCGGTGACTTGGCTTTCTTCTGGCTCGCTTTTTCCTTAGCAAAACGCTGCGGAAGCTCTTCCGTTACAGCCATGCCGCTTGGCTTGGACACCCCTAGCACTTTCGGCATGATTTTCTTTGTACTGGGGCCCGCCTACCAAGCGGGGTTACCGGCCGGCGAAACGTCGGAGCAGGCCATCCATGCCGCTGCGATGCATGCGTGGCAGATCGGTATTTGCAGCATCGTGATCAGCGGGCTCATCAAACTGGTGTGTTCCCTGGGGAGCGGCTGGGTGCGGCGGTGTGTGCCCCGGGCTGGATTGCTGGGATCTCTGGCGGCCGTGGCTTTGGTGTTGATCACCTACCAACCCTTGGTGGAAATCTTGCGCTACCCGTCCATTGGGCTCCTGGCACTGGCCGTAATTCTGACGGCTTTGGTCGGCCGCGTTCCACTGCCGTTCAAACTTCCCGGTGCTGTCGGTGGTCTGGTCGTCGCGGGAATCATGTTTACTCTACTGCAAACTACGGGCATGATTGAGCAGGAGTCGGCAGGAGCGGTCGTCACTGCACAGCAAACGTGGCCCACCGAGTGGCTGACCGCACTCAACTTCGGCTGGCTGTCCGCCATGGGCGATACCTTTCATTATCTGCCGGTTGTCATCCCATTTGCGTTGGCGACAGTCGTGGGAGGGATCGATTGCACGGAAAGTGCAGCCGCAGCGGGAGATGAATACGAAACCCGTTCGGTGATTGCCATCGAAGCCGTCGCTACCTTTATCGCTGGTATCTGTGGTGCGGTTATTCAAACAACACCTTACATCGGACATCCCGCCTACAAAGCAATGGGGGGTCGCGCCGCTTATACCTTGGCAACCGCGCTGCTGATTGGTTTCCTTGGAACGAGCGGACTGTTTTATTACTTCTATGCCTTCATCCCCAAGGCGGCGGTCTACCCCATCCTCGTCTTCGTGGGCCTCGAAATCACTGCCCAGAGTTTTCTAGCGACACCGCGTCGCCATTACCCGGCAGTTGCGCTGGCCTGCGTGCCCGCGCTGGCTGTGCTAGTGAATATCTTTGCTGGCGAAATACAGGGAGCACTCCTAGGAAATGGCTTGGATCCACAGAGCCTCTTTGGAGGGGAACTGCAATCTAAGTTGGCGACGACGCAAATGCTCTCCAATGGTTTTATCTTGACCAGTGTCCTGTGGGCCTCTGCCTTGGCAATGGCCATTGACCGGCGTCTGATCGCGGCCGCAGGCTTTTACAGTGTGGCTGCCGGCTGTGCGCTGTTCGGTTTGATCCATTCGCCGTTGGCCAACGCCCCGATCGTATCTCCCGCGAGCTTTGGTATCCTGCCAGAGGTCGCTGTTCTGCCAGCGGAGAGTCTACCCACGGTTTTAGGGTGGACAGGTGGCTATCTGTTGGTCGCTGCTACAATGCTTGTCTGGCAAGGCTATTTGATTTGTACTCATCAAACCGAGAGTGTAGACCACTCGTCTGCCGAGTGAGAGTTTGGGAGCTACGGGAGTTCGGAACGTCATCGAATTGACAAGATAGCAGCGAGTCGCAGGGGGGCGGTGCCTTTGCCAGACCCTTCCTCGCCTGCGCACAGCTCAAATTAGACTGAAGCATTCGTTCGGCAGCCTAGTGCATGCGTGCGAATATTGCCTACGATGGAAAATCCATGAATTTGAAGATTACCGACCGGTTCAATCAAGAGTTGCCTGCTGACGAATCACTCGTCAATCAGCCACGCCAAGTTTCCGATGCCGCATTTTCATTTGTCACTCCCCGCCATCCCAGTGCGCCTAACGTCCTACATCGCTCACTCGAGGTGGCACGACTGATTGGGCTGAACGAAGAGGATCTGGAGTCCGATGACTTTGTCGAAATCTTCAGTGGTGCAAAGCAATTACCCGGGACAAAGCCGTATGCCATGTGCTATGGGGGGCATCAATTCGGTTCATGGGCGGGGCAATTGGGAGATGGACGTGCCATCAATTTGATGGAGGTCGAACATGCCGGCAAGCATTGGACATTGCAACTCAAGGGCGCAGGTGCAACGCCCTATTCCCGCACCGCCGACGGACTTGCGGTCCTCCGAAGTTCGCTGCGGGAGCACTTGTGTAGCGAAGCGATGTATCATCTGGGGATTCCCACCAACCGTTCGTTATGCCTGATTTCAACGGGGGACCAAGTCGTCCGCGACGTGCTCTACGATGGTCATCCCCGTCCAGAACCTGGAGCCATTGTATGTCGTGTAGCGCCCAGCTTCATTCGCTTTGGCAGCTTTGAAATCCTGGCATCACGCAATGAATTGAAGCTACTCGAGATGCTCGCCGATTACACGATTCGTCATTTCTTTCCGAAGATTGATGGCAGCAGTCCAAGTCGCTACGTCGACTTTTTCAGCGCCGTTTGCCAAAGTACGATTGAGATGGTCTTGCATTGGCAACGCGTCGGATTCGTGCATGGCGTGATGAACACCGACAATATGTCTATCCATGGTGAGACAATTGATTACGGGCCCTACGGTTGGTTGGAGGGGTTTGATTCCGATTGGACCCCCAATACAACAGATCGTTCGCACCGCCGCTATCGGTTTGGCAACCAGCCACAGATTGCTCTTTGGAATCTTGTGTGTCTGGCCAACGCCCTGTATCCAATCGTCCGCGAGGCCGCACCGTTGCAGGCTGCGATGGATCAGGCGCAAGCGGACTTCAACCGCAAGTCGACTGAAATGCAATTAGCCAAGCTCGGGGTTACGGATGTGTTGCCTGGAGACGGCGAATTGATCGCCCAGCTACAGTTGGCGCTACAAGCTGCGGAAACGGACATGACCCTTTTCTATCGACTCCTGGGCAACTGCGAGCGGACGCAGTTGGAGAGTAACCCGTCGCACGGACTTGAAGTAGTGCAGGATGCGCTCTACGAGCCCGACCAGTTGTCTGGTGAAGTTCGCCAACAGTGGCAAGCATGGTTCTTAGCGTACGGGCGGCGACTGGGGGCCGCTGCCATGGCAGATGATATTCGCCGGAGGCAAATGAATGGCATCAACCCCAAATACGTCCTGCGAAATTACATGGCTCAGCTAGCCATTGACGCGGCCGAGGAGGGGGACAACGCCTTGATCGAAGAGCTGCATCGTCTTCTTACTGCTCCCTATGAAGAACAACCTGAATCTGAGCGGTGGTTCGCCAAACGACCCGATTGGGCACGCCACAAGGTCGGTTGTTCTATGCTCTCTTGCAGCTCTTGAAAGGCCAAGAGCTGCGATTTCTCCGGATCTAATTGCCTTGCAAGTGAATCAATAGAATGGCAGCTTGCTCTGCCTCGCCGAGCGAAGCACCACCTCCTTGAAAGTCCGCGTTCCTACTTGCAGAAGGCGTTAGCCACATCAATGAAGGAGATTGGTTGAACGTCGTTCCGAGTTCAGCAGCGAGGCGATCTGCTTGAGCGCGACTGGTGAAGACGGCGATGCTGGTAGGAGTTGCCGCAGATGTTCCGCCAGCAGGTCCTAAATCTTCGGTCACGCCTGATCCTACTGGAGAAGCAAATTCCTCAACTGAAACTAGGTCCAGGTCAATGTTTTCGGCGATGGTCATCAGTCCTTCAACCGTTGTACTGCCACTGAGAGTGAGCAGGCCAATGGGGGCGGTAATCGCATTCTGGGGAGCTTGCGAAGTGGCGTCCTTTCCAGCAGTAGACATTTCGTTGGGATCAATTCCAAGCAGCTTGGATTGTGCCACCAACTGCTGTTGAACTTCTGTGGGCATCCAGGAGCTGCTGCGCAAGACCGACACGCGATGGGTAGCACGGGCCTCAGCCCGAATTCCAAATGAATTTGCCTCGGGCACTTGGGGACTCGCCGGCAAGCTCCTCGCACGCATCTTGGCACTTGGGGCAGCGGAAGATGGTTCTGGCATGGCGGAGGGTTGTGTTGCCATATTAAGCGCCAGCTGCGGTTCGCTGGGGGCGCCACCGAGCAATTCCTGCGGCATCTCGAACGCCATGGCCTCACCGGCATTCCTTGCAGGCGCCATTTCTCTCGTTTCTGAAGTCTCTGCTAGTGCCTCGCTGGGTGGAGTGGTAGGCAGAGTGGCGGCAGCCCTAGCTTGCATCGAAAACTGCTCTGCAGCTGGGGGAAACGCCCCTGCATCGTTGATAGCCGACTCCGACTCTGAAGTTGCCGAAGCGCTCTGGAAGGAGAAGTCATCGGATTCAAGGGCTCGTTTGAGTGGATCCTCCTCCCATTGGGAACGGTCTAGCTCCTCCGATTGCCTGTTCGGAATGCCGATGGGCTCCGCTGCGGTGCCAGCTAGGGCGTCTGCGCCATTGCTGGGCTGGCCATTCGTTGCCAGAATCTGCATCGGGGCTTCAGGCCAGAGCAAGCGGCCGACACCCAGCATCACGAGGATGCTGGCAGCCAAGGCGAGGAGTCGAAGTCTTGGCCAACCACTGCGGCGCGACTGTGGGTGAGGAGGGACACCTGCCCCCGGTCCACCTGAGTTTCCTACAGTGAGTGGATTGGTATAGCCACCTTCGGAATCAAGACTGTTTTCAACGGCATCGCAAGTGTCGAAAATGCGCGTGGCGGCATGGTCTTCGACGGGTGCGACTTGCGGGGCAGCGGTGGCTAAGGCGGCAATTTCGTCAGCATCTGTGGTGACGGGGCTTGGTAAATCTAAGACCAGTTTTCGGATGCGTTGCAGATCCTCAAACGTACTGCGCACGTCCCCGTCATTTTCGATCTTTTGCTCCACCAGCCGGCATTGTTCCGCGGGCAATTCATCGTCCAAGTAGGCAGACAGCCACTCTTCTTGAAATCCATCGGAGGCAGCCAATGTGTTCTCGCGCGAAGAATCGTGTTCGGGTTTGGGAAAGTTCATGATGCACTCAAACCAAGCTGCAAAGCTCGGTCTTGCAGTAAATTTCTAAGTTCCAACCGAGCTCGATGTAGCCGGCTGCGGACTGTCCCAATCGGGATCTGTAGGGTTTCTGCGATCGCTTCGTAGTCCATTCCATCAAAATCGCGTAACACCAATACGACTCTTCGCTCTTCATCCAATTTCAACATTGCATCCTGCACACACCGTTGCGTCTCCGTTTGTTCCAAGCGGTCCTCGGGACGCTCAAGGCTTCCCACTGTGTCGACGGCCTGTTCCATCCCCGTCCTAGGGAGTTGGCTTTCCAACCGGCGTCGCCTGCGATTGCTAATCAGTTGGTTCATCGCAATCCGAGCGAGCCAGGTATAAAACTGACTTTCGCCCGCGAATTGTGGGAGTTTCTGGTAAGCCTTGGTAAACGCTTCCTGAACGATATCTTCGGCCAGCTCCCGGTCGCCACTGGCGTGAATCATAAGCCCCAACAATCGGCGTTGGTACTGTTCCACGATTTCTGCATAGGCAGAAGAATCGCCCGCGAGCACTCTGTCGATAGCGCTCTGGTCGACCGATATTTGTTCGTCGCTCAACATGGGGTTCCGAAGGGGGCTAGACGCAGTTTTCGGGGAGTAGTTCCACCAACTCCTGAAAACGTGCTGTTTGATACAATCGGGATGGAACGGATAAGGCTAACGATGAGTGCTTGAGTTTGAGAAGCCGTGAGAGTGCGAAGGTCGCAAATTATGGATCAAGGACGCGGTTCGTCCATCGTTGGGATTTGCCGTTGGCCAACTAGGCCCCGTGGCGCGCCAACAAACCATCGCTGCTGGCCCAAGTAGATTAGGCGACTCAGCGGTGGACGAGGATAAGGTTTCAAGGGAGCTGAAAAAAAATGATAAAATGCAGGCTGCCGCAAAACAGATCCTCTATCATCTGGCAGTTTGGGTAGTCTAGGTAGCTGCTGGTGTTTGCGTTTCCCCCGATCTAGCTGCAAACGCAATAGTACGTTCCCAGTCAGCGCCGGTGAAGTGCTCAGTTCTTCCAATTGCGGCCCATGATACACCATAACAGTCCATCTCCCGAGAGGCCTTAATTCATGCTGTTGCAATCGTTTCGCGTAACCCACTTACAGGGGTTGCTGCCGTTGACTTTTCTCTTGAGCGTCGCCTCGCTTGGTTTGAAAACCGTGCAGGCGAGTACTCCAGAAGACCAGTCGCAACGCCCCAATATTGTGTTGTTTGTGACCGACGATCAGAGCGGGGATATTCATGCATTGGGAAATCCAGCCATTCGGACGCCGAACCTGGATGCCTTAGCCGCTGAGGGAACGATTTTTGATCAGGCCTATTGCACGACTGCCAGCTGTAGTGCTTCGCGATCGGTGATCCTGAGTGGACTGCACAACCATTTCAACGGTCATTATGGGCATGAACATTCCTACCATCATTTCAGTTCGTTCGAGCGTGTGAAGAGCTTGCCAGTTCGGCTGACGCAAGCCGGGTATCACACCGCGCGAATTGGCAAGTTCCATGTCGCTCCGGAAGCGGTCTATCATTTTGACAAGGCATTGCCAGGCAATGCACGAAACCCCGTCTTGATGGCAGAGAACGTCAAGCAACATCTCAGCAGCCTTGACGGTCAGCAGCCCTTTTTCCTTTATTTCTGCACCGCTGACCCCCATCGCGGCGGTGGCACGCGAGAGGATTTGCCGCATTCCCCCAATGCGTTTGGCAATATCCCGTCCGGGTATGAGGGAGTTGAGAGTACCTATTACCACCCCAATGATGTTCGCGTGCCGGCCTTTTTGCCCGACACTCCAACCGCTCGCGCCGAACTGGCAATGTACTACGAGAGCATTTCTAGAATTGATCAGGGGCTGGGGCGTTTGGTTGCCAACCTGCGAGAGCTAGGTGTGGAGGACAACACCATCATCATTTTCACCAGCGATCATGGGATGGCATTTCCCGGTGCGAAAACGACGTTGTACGAACCGGGAATGCATGTCCCGATGTTGGTCCGCGATCCACGTGCATCGCAACGGGGCATTACCAATCATGCGATGCTCAGCCACGTTGATTTGACTCCCACAATTCTCGATCTGGCGGGCTGCTACAGCCAAGACACCAACCCGGCTGAGGACTTCCACGGTCGTAGCTGGGCCGAGTTGATTGGGCATTCCAGCTCAGGGGATCATGATTCCGATTCTACCGATAAGTGGGATAAAGTTTACGCATCGCATACGTTCCATGAAATCCAAATGTACTATCCGATGAAAGTCGTACACGGTAGACAGTACAAATTGATTTGGAATATTGCCTTCCCACTTCCCTACCCATTCGCCTCGGACCTGTGGTCTGCTCCGACGTGGCAGAAACAATTTGAGCAGGGGCCCGAGACACTTTACGGACAACGCACTGTCGAGCAGTACATCCACCGTCCCGAGTTTGAGCTGTTTGACTTAGTCAATGATCCCGACGAGACTCGAAATCTCGCCTTGGAGCCCGAACACGCCCAAAGACTCCAAGCCATGCAACAAGAGCTCAAGGCGTTTCAGAAGCGGACCAGCGATCCGTGGATTCTAAAGTGGAATTATGAGTAGCTCCAGGGCTGGCTAGTCGGCTCGCGGGGGGCTTCCCCCCGATTGCTGACTCTAGTTGTGACGTTGCATATTGCGAAATGCGCGCGAAGCTCGATCTGTGCGCATTGGTCCCAGTGCATTGTTGCCAATGTACTGGATTGGGGGGCATTAGATTGGGGCACGCGGCCTGCGTTTACCGGTGCATCGTTTGGAGAGAGCTCTACAGGGCAACCCTTCTAGACCGCGTGGTTCGCAAACTGGGCGCGACCTGAACAATCGGAATAATTGTTCGTCTTTCGCAATTCTTCGACTCTTACCCAGTCCCCCGACGATATCTAACCGTAGAGACACAATGCAAGCATTGCTTGAGTCCTCTTGGGCCGCTCCTCGGAGCGGAACTGAGATGGTTTCCTCACTCAAAAGCGTTGACAAACCAGACTTGGACAGTGTGCGAACGTTATGTAGACGTTCCACGCCGTCTCCCTTCACTCCCGCGTCGGAGTGGAGATGCGGTTGATGTCATGTAAGAGTTTGGGTGCAAGCGTGGTGAAGAACTGACTCACATTGCTCCGGCGAGTGTCTCGAGAAGGTAGTGAAATCTGCGTCGCTTGATTGTTTGGATGAGCGTTGTAGTTGAGTTTGTTGTGCGGCACTACCAAGGCAGTGGTGTCGCGATATCAATAGTATGTGTCAATTTTTTGATCGAACTGAGACCCTCATGTCCGACTATACCGACAGCGTGGATGAGCTAACCGAAGCCCGAGATGCCTTGCGTG
Coding sequences within it:
- a CDS encoding zf-HC2 domain-containing protein, with amino-acid sequence MNFPKPEHDSSRENTLAASDGFQEEWLSAYLDDELPAEQCRLVEQKIENDGDVRSTFEDLQRIRKLVLDLPSPVTTDADEIAALATAAPQVAPVEDHAATRIFDTCDAVENSLDSEGGYTNPLTVGNSGGPGAGVPPHPQSRRSGWPRLRLLALAASILVMLGVGRLLWPEAPMQILATNGQPSNGADALAGTAAEPIGIPNRQSEELDRSQWEEDPLKRALESDDFSFQSASATSESESAINDAGAFPPAAEQFSMQARAAATLPTTPPSEALAETSETREMAPARNAGEAMAFEMPQELLGGAPSEPQLALNMATQPSAMPEPSSAAPSAKMRARSLPASPQVPEANSFGIRAEARATHRVSVLRSSSWMPTEVQQQLVAQSKLLGIDPNEMSTAGKDATSQAPQNAITAPIGLLTLSGSTTVEGLMTIAENIDLDLVSVEEFASPVGSGVTEDLGPAGGTSAATPTSIAVFTSRAQADRLAAELGTTFNQSPSLMWLTPSASRNADFQGGGASLGEAEQAAILLIHLQGN
- a CDS encoding permease, with protein sequence MTNKYRWAAVGDINAFFGLVLDNVAGLILIVSLLNLNYAFPVDFALRYMIPGTAIGVLIGDLAFFWLAFSLAKRCGSSSVTAMPLGLDTPSTFGMIFFVLGPAYQAGLPAGETSEQAIHAAAMHAWQIGICSIVISGLIKLVCSLGSGWVRRCVPRAGLLGSLAAVALVLITYQPLVEILRYPSIGLLALAVILTALVGRVPLPFKLPGAVGGLVVAGIMFTLLQTTGMIEQESAGAVVTAQQTWPTEWLTALNFGWLSAMGDTFHYLPVVIPFALATVVGGIDCTESAAAAGDEYETRSVIAIEAVATFIAGICGAVIQTTPYIGHPAYKAMGGRAAYTLATALLIGFLGTSGLFYYFYAFIPKAAVYPILVFVGLEITAQSFLATPRRHYPAVALACVPALAVLVNIFAGEIQGALLGNGLDPQSLFGGELQSKLATTQMLSNGFILTSVLWASALAMAIDRRLIAAAGFYSVAAGCALFGLIHSPLANAPIVSPASFGILPEVAVLPAESLPTVLGWTGGYLLVAATMLVWQGYLICTHQTESVDHSSAE
- a CDS encoding sulfatase family protein, translated to MLLQSFRVTHLQGLLPLTFLLSVASLGLKTVQASTPEDQSQRPNIVLFVTDDQSGDIHALGNPAIRTPNLDALAAEGTIFDQAYCTTASCSASRSVILSGLHNHFNGHYGHEHSYHHFSSFERVKSLPVRLTQAGYHTARIGKFHVAPEAVYHFDKALPGNARNPVLMAENVKQHLSSLDGQQPFFLYFCTADPHRGGGTREDLPHSPNAFGNIPSGYEGVESTYYHPNDVRVPAFLPDTPTARAELAMYYESISRIDQGLGRLVANLRELGVEDNTIIIFTSDHGMAFPGAKTTLYEPGMHVPMLVRDPRASQRGITNHAMLSHVDLTPTILDLAGCYSQDTNPAEDFHGRSWAELIGHSSSGDHDSDSTDKWDKVYASHTFHEIQMYYPMKVVHGRQYKLIWNIAFPLPYPFASDLWSAPTWQKQFEQGPETLYGQRTVEQYIHRPEFELFDLVNDPDETRNLALEPEHAQRLQAMQQELKAFQKRTSDPWILKWNYE
- a CDS encoding protein adenylyltransferase SelO, with the translated sequence MNLKITDRFNQELPADESLVNQPRQVSDAAFSFVTPRHPSAPNVLHRSLEVARLIGLNEEDLESDDFVEIFSGAKQLPGTKPYAMCYGGHQFGSWAGQLGDGRAINLMEVEHAGKHWTLQLKGAGATPYSRTADGLAVLRSSLREHLCSEAMYHLGIPTNRSLCLISTGDQVVRDVLYDGHPRPEPGAIVCRVAPSFIRFGSFEILASRNELKLLEMLADYTIRHFFPKIDGSSPSRYVDFFSAVCQSTIEMVLHWQRVGFVHGVMNTDNMSIHGETIDYGPYGWLEGFDSDWTPNTTDRSHRRYRFGNQPQIALWNLVCLANALYPIVREAAPLQAAMDQAQADFNRKSTEMQLAKLGVTDVLPGDGELIAQLQLALQAAETDMTLFYRLLGNCERTQLESNPSHGLEVVQDALYEPDQLSGEVRQQWQAWFLAYGRRLGAAAMADDIRRRQMNGINPKYVLRNYMAQLAIDAAEEGDNALIEELHRLLTAPYEEQPESERWFAKRPDWARHKVGCSMLSCSS
- a CDS encoding RNA polymerase sigma factor encodes the protein MLSDEQISVDQSAIDRVLAGDSSAYAEIVEQYQRRLLGLMIHASGDRELAEDIVQEAFTKAYQKLPQFAGESQFYTWLARIAMNQLISNRRRRRLESQLPRTGMEQAVDTVGSLERPEDRLEQTETQRCVQDAMLKLDEERRVVLVLRDFDGMDYEAIAETLQIPIGTVRSRLHRARLELRNLLQDRALQLGLSAS